TCGTCCCAACGAGGCCCGTTGCGACGCCCTGGGGCAACTCTGGCTCGGAACCATGCAGAACAATATTGGTGACGAAGGCGAGGATTTGCCGATCGAGCGGCGCTCCGGCGGGCTGTTTCGCGTCGCGGGTGATGGTCGGGTCATGCCCTTGTTGCGTGGGCTTGGCATTCCGAACACGTTGCTCTGGAGCCCCGATGGCACCACGGTGTATTTCGGCGACAGCCTGGATGGCACCTTGTATCGGCACTTTATCTATCCGGAAGGCAACCTGGCGCCTGCCGAGGTCTGGTTCGGCCCGCACCCACGTGGCGGCCCGGATGGCTCGGCGATGGACGCCCGAGGTTATATCTGGAACGCCCGCTGGGACGGCAGTTGCCTGCTGCGGCTGAACCCGGACGGGCAGGTCGATCGGGTGATCGAGTTGCCCGTCAGCCGCCCGACCAGTTGTGTCTTCGGCGGCGAAGACCTCAAGACGTTGTACATCACCAGCGCGGCGAGCCCATTGGGTCATCCGCTGGACGGTGCCGTGCTGTCGATGCGTGTCGATGTGCCTGGCGTGGTGTGTACAAGGTTCGCAGGTTGAATCCCAAAATATGGGATGTAAATATATATATTGAGATTATTTGGCGGCCGGGTTTATAGTCGGCTCCATCGGCAATACGCACTCACACTAAAAAAACAAAACAGGTGAAGTGATGCAACGATCTTTCCCCGTACGCCCCGGTGGCGTACGCCGGCCACTGTTCTTTCAAGCGTTTTTGCGCCGGTCATCCGTGAATGCCCGGTTTTTGTCGTGCCCGCGCGCAGGAGGCTTGAACCATGGCTGAGCCCTTGGTATTGCCACCCGTGCCGGAGCCAACGAAGGGCGAGCGCCTGAAAGACAAGGTCGTGCTGTTGACCGGTGCCGCCCAAGGCATTGGCGAGGCCATCGTCGCGGCGTTCGCGTCGCAACAGGCTCGGCTGGTGATCAGTGATATCCAGGCGCAGAAGGTCGAGGCGGTGGCCGCCCACTGGCGTGAACGCGGGGCCGATGTGCAAGCGCTGCAGGCCGATGTGTCGAAGCCGCAGGACTTGCAGGCCATGGCCCGGCGCGCCGTCGAGCTGCACGGGCGCATCGATGTGTTGGTTAACTGCGCTGGCGTCAATGTCTTCCGTGACCCGCTGGAGATGACCGAAGAAGACTGGCGTCGCTGTTTCGCCATCGATCTGGATGGCGCCTGGTACGGTTGCAAGGCGGTGTTGCCAAAGATGATCGAGCAGGGCGTGGGCAGCATTATCAACATTGCGTCGGTCCATTCGTCCCACATCATTCCCGGCTGTTTCCCTTACCCGGTGGCCAAGCATGGCTTGCTCGGCCTGACTCGCGCCCTGGGCATCGAATACGCGCCCAAAGGGGTACGCGTCAACGCCATCGCACCGGGTTATATCGAAACCCAACTG
The sequence above is drawn from the Pseudomonas sp. St316 genome and encodes:
- a CDS encoding SMP-30/gluconolactonase/LRE family protein; the protein is MKWTAVTEHRAKLGEGPFWDEPTQALYWVDIAGKQALRLIGANVQIWQMPEHVSAFIPTQSGDALVTLSSGVYRLDLDSPGLEPRLTLLCMADPQPGNRPNEARCDALGQLWLGTMQNNIGDEGEDLPIERRSGGLFRVAGDGRVMPLLRGLGIPNTLLWSPDGTTVYFGDSLDGTLYRHFIYPEGNLAPAEVWFGPHPRGGPDGSAMDARGYIWNARWDGSCLLRLNPDGQVDRVIELPVSRPTSCVFGGEDLKTLYITSAASPLGHPLDGAVLSMRVDVPGVVCTRFAG
- a CDS encoding SDR family oxidoreductase, which translates into the protein MAEPLVLPPVPEPTKGERLKDKVVLLTGAAQGIGEAIVAAFASQQARLVISDIQAQKVEAVAAHWRERGADVQALQADVSKPQDLQAMARRAVELHGRIDVLVNCAGVNVFRDPLEMTEEDWRRCFAIDLDGAWYGCKAVLPKMIEQGVGSIINIASVHSSHIIPGCFPYPVAKHGLLGLTRALGIEYAPKGVRVNAIAPGYIETQLNVDYWNGFADPHAERQRALDLHPPRRVGQPIEVAMTAVFLASDEAPFINASCITIDGGRSVMYHD